The Centroberyx gerrardi isolate f3 chromosome 19, fCenGer3.hap1.cur.20231027, whole genome shotgun sequence genome has a segment encoding these proteins:
- the lingo4a gene encoding leucine-rich repeat and immunoglobulin-like domain-containing nogo receptor-interacting protein 4a has product MFEGSAAKRWLCWAALCLWAAGLACAAETPRPCPPLCQCDAVLLQVNCSHRQLTAVPNGLPQDSRLLNLTHNKIKTLVHQQFKTLTQLWDLDLSDNILVMIEVEAFLGLQSLLTLRLARNHLKIIPVGAFVGLTKLQLLDISGNEILVLLDFTFRDLAALQRIKAGENDLVFISRHAFAGLTSLQELHLDRCNLTAVPTEALTQLSGLTSLRFRQLGLTTLPNNSFRHLGRLKELVISHCPWLETLAANSLFGLNLTSLTISNCNLSAVPYIPLHHLVYLVYLDLSFNPITYIHGNLLGDLLRLQELHLVGGGLLRIELGAFRGLGHFKVLNVSGNLLTTLEVGAFHSADNLELLRLDNNPLACDCRLLWVLRRRLYLDFGGHLPICTTSVQLQGLNFLDFSEAELPGLFTCRQSRILNRKPQEVRVDQGHTVLFYCNADGDPLPSIIWLNPQLTPLSIIGRIRVLANGSLEVRYAQPQDSGTYLCVASNAAGNDSLPVSLHVRGFPLSSRNRFRLESWFDFPSGSPAVNGTQQFSFDVKTLLIAVTIGFLSFFSSVTICFIFMFFWSKGKGQIKHTATIAYVPRSAMTNSTGGKSMETGRFTMKLI; this is encoded by the coding sequence CAGCGCTCTGCCTGTGGGCGGCGGGGCTGGCATGTGCAGCAGAAACACCCCGGCCCTGTCCGCCACTCTGCCAGTGTGacgctgtgctgctgcaggtgAACTGCTCCCATCGCCAGCTGACCGCAGTGCCCAATGGTCTCCCACAAGACTCTCGACTACTGAACTTAACTCACAATAAGATCAAGACTCTAGTGCATCAGCAGTTCAAGACTTTAACGCAACTATGGGACTTGGATTTAAGCGATAACATTCTGGTAATGATCGAAGTGGAAGCCTTCCTTGGCTTGCAGAGCCTGCTGACTCTGCGTCTTGCGCGCAATCACCTGAAGATTATTCCTGTGGGAGCGTTCGTTGGCTTGACAAAACTGCAGCTACTGGACATAAGTGGCAATGAGATCCTGGTTTTGCTAGATTTTACTTTCCGTGACTTGGCAGCCCTGCAGCGTATCAAGGCAGGAGAAAATGACCTAGTTTTCATCTCTCGTCATGCTTTCGCAGGCCTAACTAGTCTACAAGAGCTGCACCTCGACCGATGCAATCTCACCGCTGTGCCAACAGAGGCACTCACGCAACTTAGTGGGCTGACGAGTCTTCGTTTTCGGCAGCTTGGCCTCACCACATTGCCAAACAACTCTTTCCGTCATCTAGGGCGCCTCAAGGAACTTGTCATTTCCCATTGCCCCTGGCTGGAGACCCTGGCAGCAAACAGCCTCTTCGGACTAAATCTTACATCTCTAACTATCAGCAACTGCAACCTTAGTGCTGTACCCTATATCCCATTGCATCACCTTGTATATCTTGTATACCTTGATCTTTCCTTTAATCCAATCACCTACATCCATGGGAACTTGCTCGGGGACTTGCTACGGCTCCAAGAGCTTCATCTGGTTGGAGGAGGATTGCTGCGCATTGAACTTGGAGCATTCCGTGGTTTGGGACATTTCAAAGTGCTGAATGTGTCTGGAAACCTCCTAACCACACTTGAGGTGGGAGCTTTCCATTCAGCGGACAACCTAGAACTTCTGAGACTTGATAACAATCCACTAGCATGCGACTGCCGTCTGCTGTGGGTGCTGCGCAGGCGCCTGTATCTGGACTTTGGTGGACATCTGCCGATTTGCACTACCTCGGTCCAGTTGCAGGGCTTGAATTTTCTAGACTTTTCTGAGGCTGAGCTCCCAGGCCTGTTCACATGTCGGCAGTCTCGAATTTTGAACCGCAAACCTCAAGAAGTGCGAGTAGATCAGGGACacacagttttgttttattgcaacGCAGATGGTGACCCTCTGCCCTCCATCATCTGGCTAAACCCACAGCTAACACCTTTATCAATCATTGGTAGGATTCGGGTTCTGGCCAATGGCTCACTGGAGGTTCGCTACGCACAGCCTCAAGACAGCGGCACTTATCTCTGTGTGGCATCCAATGCTGCAGGGAATGACAGCCTGCCTGTTAGCCTCCATGTCCGAGGCTTTCCATTGTCTTCTCGAAACCGCTTTCGTCTTGAAAGTTGGTTCGACTTTCCCTCTGGTTCTCCAGCTGTGAATGGAACTCAACAATTCTCATTTGATGTCAAAACGCTCCTGATAGCAGTGACCATTGGGTTTCTTTCATTCTTCAGCTCTGTAACCATATGCTTCATCTTCATGTTCTTTTGGAGTAAGGGCAAAGGGCAAATAAAGCACACAGCCACAATCGCATATGTGCCACGAAGCGCCATGACAAATAGTACTGGAGGCAAGAGTATGGAAACAGGCAGGTTCACAATGAAGCTGATATAA